The sequence GTCTATTAGTGACATATAAGCATAACCTAaccataatactactaataatataaaGCTTGGATTTTTAAATGACGTACGAAGGGTAATGGAGCCTGAATCAGCAGTAGTGTCATTGAGCAAAACTCCGATGATGCTAGTCGAGTTATGCCAAGCGTACCACGTCGTGTAATGATTTATTCCTACGAAATCAATCGAGCCCTTGAGTGATGCTGATTGGATTTTAGTAAATGTTGGTAAGCGGTCTCCTACTCTTTTCCTCATAGAACTTGGATAATCACCAAACATTATAGGATCAAGAAACCTAACATTTTACATAAATCATTTTAGTAACTACAAATGTTAAAGCTAAGATTTGCTAGAAAACGCAACGTACCATCCCAATTGGAAATCTTGTACTCGTTGAGTTGCCTCAATGTCCTCGGTTTTGTTTGTTCCTGGCACGTACCAAATGACATCAAATGCTATCCCTATGCGCCCATTCTGTTTCGcctacattaaaaaaaaaaaaaaaaaaaacgcacacAACACGCTCATCAAAAGTAAAAAAAGTAAGAATGGTATAATTGGTCTATGTTATGCCTCAATATTTGATCATTTGAATTTACCTTGTATTTTCTTTTATAGATATCAAAAGCGGCTGCATGAGAAAGAAGGACGTTATGACCGACAATGTAAGGTTCAGTAGCCGAGTTTCCAGCTCTACAGAACAATTTAAGGAGTATCGAACAACGCCCAGGTGCTTGAAGCCCCACGTCGTATCCTTGTACTGTAAACGTATGTGGTTCGTTAAATGTCATCCAGTTCTTCACTCGATCACCAAATTTTTCGAAACATGTCTCAGCATACGTCGCGAAATCATTTCTATTTCACATAAAATATCacataacaaaataaaaaaaaaaatatagtagatGGAATAGAATAGTAAGTATTGATGTTTTAACatgaaaggtaaaaaaaaaaaaattaaaaattacatgATCCTAGAGTCAAGCCATCCATTGTATTTGTCTTCCAATGCTTGAGGAAGGTCCCAATGGTAAAGGGTCACATATGGTTGGATCCCTATATGGTttaatttaaaaaagacactttagtATCAcagtataattaattaataatgtttcaaaaaaaaaaaaaaatgcatacCATGGGCTAATAAGGAATTAATAAGGGCATTATAATGATCAATTCCAGCTTGGTTAATTTGACCACTCCCATCTGCCATACAAAAACAACCAATATAGTTTCTTAATCTTCTTTAAAAACAATACTATGGTACACTGCATTGTTAAATTTATATATTAGTCATTATCAACTTTATATGACATTGTATATAAGTAAATAATAAGCAATAATTATTAAATAGAATCTTTAATATAAGGGGTCAGAGCTAATATTTCTTACTTGGGTAAATTCTTGGCCATGAGATTGAAAACCTGTATGCATCCATACCCATATCCTTCATCAATTTTATGTCACCCTGCAATTTAACCATTAAAACAAGTAAATCCCCAAACAAATAAAATCAAATAGTTTattgttaacatatatatatatatatatatatatatatatatatatatatatatatatatatatatatatatatatatatatatatatatatatagtggtaggatcaagagggaagtaaccaagcaggggaatttttttttttttcgttttttgaaaaaactttgttcacgaacattatagatgggatgaaaatatgaacatttaatagagacactttgtgatatatgtttttattttggcgggaaaacactcgaagaagtaatatataacaattatcgtgtttttcgaacgtatgttgaggttttagctattggggtttagatactaGGGTTTAGATATTACGGTTTATAGGgtatagatattagggtttagaaatttagggtttagggtttagatttagggtttagatttaggatttagattgagtttttaacacgaacggtttagagtttaggatttagggtttagggtttggtgttttgggtttatggaataaacccaaaaccccaaaccctaaaccctaaactctaaattgggctaaattttactttacaaaacatgaaaaaaaaacgttcatattcttcacgaacaatattatcttgaatgttatttttgttgaacgttttcccgcctaaataataacattcatcacgaagtgtctcttctaaatgttcaaattttcgtgtgatcttgatgccggaaaaaaaaaattccaaaaaaacgaaaaaaaaaaaattttgcttccccgcttcctcccgattggttacttacccattgatcctgcccccatatatatatatatatatatatatatatatatatatctatatcttatCTACCCTTTACAAAGCAAGTGGCTTACTGCCACATGTCACTCACTATTAATCTTCTCTCTCCTCTTACATGTGTCGCGTTACTATTGGCCATTAAAATCCACCTATGCACCCCTAAACCCTCGACACGTGGCACCCATTTGAATCACCTTCTAGGGTTTCACACGATAATCGCCTTTTCACATCTTCCCATTTGAATCAGTTTCTAGGTTTCACTAAAAAATTCCTCTTTCACATCTTGCTCTCACATAATCTGTTTATccgtcatcttcatcatcatcttcattatacaAAACACAACCGCCCTCAAACCTCTTGAATCCGCATCGATTCATCTGCGATTTTACAGTTCATTAGGGTTTCGCCTCTTTGCTAAAAGCATCGATCTAAGACATCTTCGCTTGCAGTATCGCGGCTTGAAGTATCGTCTAAATCCATTAGGGTTCCGCTACTGCCTCTGCACGATCGCCGCTTGCAGTTAATCGACCAACAATCTTCAAGATTATACAATTTTGCAGCGAGACTCGAACAAATCAGTGAGAAGGTTGTCATGTATATTTCTCACAAAGTAATCACGAGGTAATCTTTGTTAAATCATGTTGTTTTTGTTATAATCACATAATGAATTGATGACATGCCTCTCAAGGTAATCTGTGTATTTTGATCAATAGTGTATTGGTGTTTAGTTAATTattagtttgtttttttttttttttttttttttttttttttttttttttttatgttcaatgtcttacatatgtatatgtatatattcaagTATAATTTTGAATATTTACTTTGGAAAGATGGAAAGGAATTTAACGGTTtcgattctaaagatacagttgtaGAAATCTATAGTTCTCTTATGCATTTGATTGAAATCGTGATCGGTTTTATTCTTGAATGATGGACTCTCAAGTCTTTGTGCAGCAGCTATGATGTAGATAATATTTGTTTGAACCTGTATTGCAAGCATATTTTATGCATACAAGTGTTTGTTAATGTGTTCAGGTGCGGAGAGAGTAAACGGCAATGAGAGGTGGCTACTAACATCGTTTCGACCCAACTTCTCCCTCTCATTTCAAGGTGAGCTGTTAGTTGCAACAGTTGCTTCTTTTATAGGATACACTTTCACGTCAACTTTCACTGTGAGTATTCTTGGTTGGTTTCCTTTTATTGTTCAGTATCCTTTTTTAAAGTTAAACTTTAgggtaaataaaacaaattaattatttattttttattgatCTTTCGGTATCATTTCAAGCTACTTACAAGGTAGTTTTAAGCCTAAATAGGCTAAATATTGATACAATAACACAATAAATGGTTTGAATGGTGTTTGGTGTAAATGGATAAAAAATTTGAATGATGTTATGTGTAAATGGGTTGATTAATCTGAGTCGATACATAAAATAttatcttttaaaaaaaatgttgGATTTGAATCGGTTTTGGGATAATGGGTATTTGTTCAGGTGAATGAAAACTATTCTTATTACTTAACTGCTTAGTTTGGGTCTTAAGCTATATCAAAATGATTTTCATGGTATTTATAATGTGCACAAAATGATCAAAAAGAAACATTGCTGATGCAATTCAGACATCACAACAAACTCGATGTCTTCAATTATCTTTCGTGAGTGCACCAACATGTGTGTCTGTTTTACTACTTTGTAAACATTTTAGTATTGGTACTTCCATGTTAATCAACTGAGTTACTTACAACTAATCGTTTAATGTTTTTAACTGTTTTTTAGCATTTTTTTTAGAAAGACGTGCAACGCACGCGCTCAAAACCGGCCGATTCAAAGATGCATCAATGGAATTTTCTGCAGGTTTGTCAGTTAAGATAAGAGCTTGCGCAAGTCACCGATCGTGATTATAGTATATTAGCTTCTTACAGTTGGGATATTACATAATTACCTGGTTAAAAATGTGGCATGGTGGACTCGATGACCGCTAAAACTGGAACTTATCGTTGGATGGACCCGGAGGTACTCTTTATTTCAACATATGTTTGTGCATTTATGCTTCTTGCTCATTAATATGTATAAGCAGTCTCAACAAGTTAGTATTTGCTGTTAAAGATTTCTCAAACATTGCTTACTAGAAATTTAATCGTACTTCATTGTCTCAACAAGTTAGTATTTACCCATTTGACTACAAATGGgactatattgagttgtttgttaattgtaatcattatcatcattaccTCATATAAAGCAAGTGATTATGTTTGCTAATGAGGGCTGCCACGTGTTCATCGCTATGATTATGATGAAGTATCGAAATTTGCATGTATAGAGTTTGTCGATGTTGATTCTGATGAAATTAAAGATTATTTAAGGTATTTTGATATCACTTTTATACCTTCTATTTTCTTCTTCGATGCTTATCATATAAAGATGGATTCTGGGTAATTAATTATCATTCTATATGTTTCCATATTTGTATTCAATATGAATTGTACCAGATTCATTTGATTGAGGTTTTTTGTTTATACTGAAAGCTTGCAGTATCTTATAATTTGTTGTAATTGTGTTTTAGATGCTGTTACTATTTTTTACTTTTCAAATGATTAtgactaaaaatataaatatttttgtcTTTCGATTCACTCAGGAGTGTAGATCACACGAAGTGGGTTGGAGCATTTTACAGAAAACAGGATTTCATTTATGTTGTAGAGGTATATCTTTCACATAATTTTAACCAAAATTAGGCCATTTTTCACATAAAATAGTCGAAACTCTTCCCTCTTATTTGAATATCACATTGGCTCTCTTACTTTAGATAGTAATTTTCCGAGAGAGGGTGTTGCTAAATGGCAACTGAGTTTTAAGTTTATTTACATCAACACAAgcaatttcatttttttttctgttttttatgTCTTACTAAGGCATACTTAATTGCTTACCGTTGTGTTTTGACATTTTTGTGTTATATAAAGCAATTTTTAAACTGTAGTTGTGCTTAATGCCGAACATGTATGATAGAGATGACATTGAAGTAGTTTAAGTAGTTATAGTGAAACTGAATAGGAAATCAAAGATAAAAAGGTATATCAAGGTGTGTAATATCCTTTTGTACTGTTCTTTTCATTATACTTAACTTTTTCCATGTGTTTTGTGATAAAGTAATGTTATAACACAATTAAAATTATCCCCGAAATATGCTCAATGTTGTTGTAATTGTTCCCGGTTCTATAATTATTTTTTCGTCAACTACATCCGCTAATTGCATTGCGTCATCAGAGGGGTCTTCTAGGCTTCAAGGTACATTTTTGTGAATTCTTATTTTATGATTTATTTTTGAAGTAACTCATGTTGTTGTAGTTGCATTTTGTGATATACATATAGAGAGAAACTTAACCTTTTAATCATTGCTAACTAGGATTTAAAGGTGTATAGTTGTATTTGCAGGTAGGAGTTCAACTTCTAACAAGCTTTGTCAGCCTCAACGTATTAGCATATACTCACTCTAATTTTGACTATTTTAGTTTTGAACTACTATCAATAACTCATTATTCCATTCTAAGACTATTGATTCATAGCGTTTACGAAACTCATTTTTAACATTTCTTTAGTTTTGATACATATACTACCAAATACCAAAGTGTTTAGACATTAAACTGCTATTAACAATAAACAATACTAAGCAAATAGAATGGTTACAAAAACTATTTTTTAAAGCATTTGTGCAATGCACGTGCTCttaaaatctagtatatatataatgatttatatGTTATCCAATAGAAGTTAAAAGTTTTTTTTTGGGACATTTCTACTTTAGAAGACTGCGTAGCCTAAATAAACCCGACAAATTTCATGATTTGTTTTGTTTTATCTGTAACTGAACATGACATCGATATTCATTCGTGTGACGTATCTTAAGTTCCTAACATTATAGAATTGACAACGACTGCGTTGTAGATTGCTTGATCACTTCGAGATATTGTTGCATCATATATAATAATTGACATTTATGTGCTCATAACAATAGCAATATCTGTAACTCACTTCGTCACAAAAATAATCACTTTACTATTTGTATATGTCAAAAAATTATTCACTTTAAAGAATAACTATTAAATATCATTAAACTTTaaatttaccctaatttattactcTTAAATAAATTGAGTCAAACTTACTTTGAAGATTAATCAAACAAACTTATCTTGAATGCAATTAGAATTTGTATCGTACACTTACTTTGGGACGAATAGAATAAAAAAGATATAGATTACTTACTTCGTATAAATGATATTGATTAACTGCCACATCAGCATTACTAAAATCAGTTATTTTACCTGCAAATTTCAAAGGTCAAAAATTTGCCAACACTAACGTTAAGTTTCAAAATAAGGACGATACGTATGGTGAATTACATATAACTCCCTTGAAGTTTGTTTTTCTACATAGTACTCTAAATACTATATCTTTCACATTTTCACATTTTATGACCTTACTTGCTCCATGTATGGATGTAAATATGTAATCGATAACGAATTGAAGAAAACATTACCAAACGTATGAGCAAACTTGTCCCAATTAGCCAGACCCCTTCCATCTTCCTTCACCGCTCCTTCATACTGTAATAAATATAGATTAACAAACTTATCACGGTAGTATAACTTAATAattgatctttcaaaaaaaaaaaaaaaaagtataactTAATAATTAGCAAATGGTCATTAGCCTAGCGCTATCGACTATCGTAATGTTCTTTAATCGTGAGCTAGAGGTTCAAGTCTTGGGCTAGATAATGTTTTATATTCGTGATAGGTGGTGAGTATTTGCCGTTTAAAAAATAAAGAAAGTATAAGTTGATAAGCAAGCGAGCTTAAAAGGAAAGTTCCGATTTTGTATGCACCCGAACAAGCAAGCAACATATAATAAACAACATTTCCCCTCAAGTAATGTACGTACTCTGCTTAACACATTACGTATTTGTTTGTACACTTTGTGATAACATGCATATAATTATACATAGATCATATAGACCACCGTACAATTGTAAATTGTAAATTGTAATGTCTAAATAAAGAACGAAATAAACGCAACAGGTAAATGGGGGATCCAGAGAGAGAACTAAGGGTGGGAGAGAACCCATAGAACCTACAGATTGAGCTCAATCTGGACACGGATTGAGCTCAATCTGCACACATATTTAGTGTGTGAGTTCTCTGAGTTCTCTCATACCCTTAGTTCTCTCCGGATCCTCATCTTGGTAACTAATCTTAAAATAGTGTTGTTTGTGTACATACTGAATAGTTTGTGTTTTAAACACTTTTAATTACAAGGTAACATTTATTTAAGAATTTAAGATTTAAGATGATACATTACTTCACATTTTTTTATATTTCACATCAAAACTTGATTCTTTACTGGTATTTAATTTGTTCTAGGGCATAGTGTAgcatatatattttatcatatgtAGGGCGTGTTGCGAAAATTTAAGTACCTAAAATGAGCTAAAAAAATAACCCTTACACATTAACAAGTAATTTAAGCTATTTAAAAAAAATGCTCTTAAGCCCTAACGAATAATATAAGCTATTTAAAATAGGACTCTTTTGGCCTTTGCTAGAATGCTAATAGACTTTGTTTTTTTTTCGGGGCCTTTGATTGTTGTTTTTAGACCTTCGTTGCTTCAGTTATATTTCCTTAGTTACTTCTTATCTCAAATCTCCGATTgggtatatttatataaaaaaattggcCCCTGAAAATCAGGT comes from Rutidosis leptorrhynchoides isolate AG116_Rl617_1_P2 chromosome 4, CSIRO_AGI_Rlap_v1, whole genome shotgun sequence and encodes:
- the LOC139844515 gene encoding beta-glucosidase 40-like yields the protein MCLRMKGIVLLAWGIVLLLHGCCLAHATINRTTFPKDFVFGTASSAYQYEGAVKEDGRGLANWDKFAHTFGKITDFSNADVAVNQYHLYEGDIKLMKDMGMDAYRFSISWPRIYPNGSGQINQAGIDHYNALINSLLAHGIQPYVTLYHWDLPQALEDKYNGWLDSRIINDFATYAETCFEKFGDRVKNWMTFNEPHTFTVQGYDVGLQAPGRCSILLKLFCRAGNSATEPYIVGHNVLLSHAAAFDIYKRKYKAKQNGRIGIAFDVIWYVPGTNKTEDIEATQRVQDFQLGWFLDPIMFGDYPSSMRKRVGDRLPTFTKIQSASLKGSIDFVGINHYTTWYAWHNSTSIIGVLLNDTTADSGSITLPWKDGKAMGDRANSIWLYIVPEGFRSLLNYVKNRYGNPLVIVTENGMDDPNSPFISLKDALKDEKRVKYYNDYLTNLLAAIKEDGCNVKGYFAWSLLDNWEWAAGYSSRFGLYFVDYNDNLKRYAKNSAIWFKNFLTAG